One Actinomycetospora corticicola genomic window, CGGTGCCCGAGGGGGTCACCGGCCAGGTGCTCTACGTCCGGGCCGGCAACTCCTCCGACGAGCTCGCGTCGGTGGTGCTGACCTTCGACGGCGCGCCCGCCCGGTGGCTGCCCGTCGGCGCGAAGGGCGACATGCACGTGTCGCTGCGGGTGGTCGAGGACCTGCTCGCGGGCAGCACCGTCGAGATCCACTACGCCGCGCCCGCCGGGGTCTCCGGCACCCTCGTCGTCGACTGCGGTCTGGTGGAGGTCTGATGACGGCCACGCTCGGCACCGGGCAGGAGGCCGGGACCCCGGCTCTCGACCGCGCGAAGCTCGTCGTCGTCGGGAACGGGATGTCCGGTGCGCGAGCCCTCGAGGAGATCCTCACCCGCGGCGGTGCCGACCTGTTCGACATCACCGTCTTCGGCGACGAGCCGTACGGCAACTACAACCGCATCCTGCTCTCCGAGGTGCTGGCCAAAGCGGCCGGCGCGGCAGTGGACAACGAGGACGCGGACGGGTGGGACCCCGACGAGCTCTACCTCAACCCCGTCGACTGGTACGCCGAGAACGGCATCACGCTGCACGCGGGCGTGCGGATCGTGCGCATCGACCGGCACGCGAAGGTCGTCATGGGCGACGACGGGTCGGTCACCCCGTACGACACGCTCGTCCTCGCCACCGGCAGCCGCTCGTTCTTCCCGCCGATGGACGGGATGTGGGCGTCGAGGACCGAGCTGACGCCCGGCGTCTTCGGCTTCCGCTCGCTCGACGACGCGAACGGCATGCTCGACCACGTCGCGGACGCCCGGACGGCGGTGGTGATCGGCGGCGGCCTGCTCGGGCTGGAGGCGGCGGCGGGGCTGCAGGCCCACGGGCTCGCCGTACACGTCGTCCACCCCACCGAGGTGCTGATGAACCAGCAGCTCGAGGCGGACGCGTCGAGGGTGCTGCGCTCGAAGCTCGAGGACATGGGCATGCACATGCACCTCGGGGTGAAGACCTCGGAGATCCTCGTGACCGACGGCGCCGTCTCCGGCGTGCGGTTCACCGACGGGTCCGACCTCGCCTGCGACATGGTCGTGGTCACGGCGGGCATCCGGCCGAACATCGGCCTCGCGATGGTCAGCGGGCTGGAGACGCAGCGGGCGATCGTGGTCGACGACCGGATGCGCTCGGTGGACGACGACGACATCTTCGTCGTCGGCGAGTGCGCCCAGCACCGCGGCGAGGTCTACGGCGTGGTCGGGCCGCTGTGGGAGCAGGCGGCCGTCCTCGCCGACGTGGTGACCGGCGCGGACCCGGACGCGGCCTACCACGGCTCGCGGCTCACCACGAAGCTCAAGGTCGCCGGCGTCGACGTCGCGCAGATGGGGGTCAAGGGCCCCGAGCGCGAGTCCGACGAGTTCGTGCAGTTCTCCGAGACCGGCCGCGGGGTCTACCAGACGGTGATCATCCGCGACGGCACGTTGATCGGGGCGACGCTGGTCGGCGACGTCTCCAAGGTCGCCGCGCTCACCCAGGCGTTCGACTCGCGCTCGGCGCTGCCCGAGGAGCGGGTGAAGCTCCTGTTCGACCTCGGGTCCGCCGACGACGCGGCGTCGGCCGCCGACCTGCCCGACGACACGCAGATCTGCAACTGCAACGGAGTCTCGAAGGGCGACCTGGTCGGCTGCGTCCACGGCGGCGCCGAGACCGTGTCGGCCTGCATGGACGCGACCCGGGCCGGCAAGGGCTGCGGCTCCTGCAAGGGCCTGGTGCGCGAGGTCGTCGAGGCCGCGCTCGGCGGGGCGGGTGCCGAGGACCCCGCCGACTCGTACTACGTGCCGGGCATCCCGCTGGACAAGCCGACGCTGATGCACGAGATCCGGACGCGGGAACTGAAGAGCCTGTCGGCGGTGTTCGCGACGCTCGCCCCGGAGGGCCGCGAGGACGTCGGGTCGAAGATGGGACTCACGGCGCTGCTGAGGATGATGTGGCCGCACGACCACGTCGACGAGCGCGACGGCCGCTTCATCAACGACCGCGTGCACGCCAACATCCAGCGCGACGGGACGTTCTCGGTGGTCCCGCGGATGTCCGGCGGGGTGACCTCCCCCGACCAGCTCCGACGGATCGCCGACGTGGCGGACAAGCACGACATCCCGATGGTCAAGCTGACCGGCGGCCAGCGGATCGACCTGCTCGGCGTCCCGAAGGAGAAGCTGCAGGAGGTGTGGGCCGACCTCGACATGCCGTCGGGCTGGGCCTACGGCAAGAGCTTCCGCACGGTGAAGACCTGCGTCGGCACCGACTTCTGCCGCTTCGGGCTCGGCGACTCCACCCGGCTCGGGATCGACCTCGAGGAGCGCTACAAGGGTGTCGAGGGGCCCGCGAAGATGAAGCTCGCGGTCTCCGGCTGCCCCCGCAACTGCGCGGAGTCGATGGTCAAGGACGTCGGGATCGTGGCCGTCGAGGGCGGGCAGTGGCAGATCTACGTGGGGGGCGCGGCCGGCGCGACGATCCGGAAGGGCGACATCCTCGCCACGGTCGACTCGCACGACGAGGCCGTGCGGATCACCGGGCGGTTCCTGCAGTACTACCGGGAGCAGGCCAACTGGCTCGAGCGGACCTACGACTTCGTGCCGCGGATGGGCCTCGACCACCTGATCGCCGTGGTCGTCGACGACGTCGAGGGCATCGCCGCGGAGCTCGACGAGCGCATGCAGGAGGCGGTCGACGCCTACGTCGACCCGTGGGCGGCCGACCAGCAGGAGGCCACCCCCGGACAGTTCCACGACGCGCTGCCGATGGTCCCGCTGCCGCAGGTCCCGGTGCGCTCGTCCGAGGGGGCCCCGGCGTGACCGCGTCGGACGAGGCCGTCTCGGTCCGGCTCGGGCCGGTGGACCAGGTCCCCGTGGGCGAGGGCCGGGCCTTCCTCGTGGGCGACGAGCCGGTGGCCGTGTTCCGGCCGCGGTCGGGCGGTCTGCACGCGCTGCGGGCGATCTGCCCGCACCGCGGCGGGCCGCTCGCGGACGGGCTCCTCGACGACGAGGTGGTGATGTGCCCGCTGCACAACCACCGGTTCACGCTCTCCTCGGGGGAGTGCGTGTCGGGCGGCGGGGTGGACGACGTGGCCGCCTACACCGCCCGCGACGAGGACGGGGAACTCGTGGTGAGCCTGGTGGCGCCGTAGGGCAGGCTCACGGTCGTGCCCGACCAGCTGCTCCTCCAGGCCACCGCGTTCGCCGATGCGGTCACCGCGCCGGCCGCGGGCGACGACCTGTCCGCGCCCGTCCCCACCTGCCCGGAGTGGACCGTCCGGGACCTCGCCCGGCACCTCGGCCGGGTCCACCGGCGGGTCGTCCTGACGATCGACGGCGGGTCCGAGCGGATGGTGGCGCGGGACGCCGAGATCCCCGACGGCGAGCCGCCGGCCTCCCGGGACGAGGTGGCGACGTGGCTGCTCACCGGCGCCTCGGCCCTGGCCACGACCTTGTCCGGAGCCGATCCGGACCGCGAGGTCGGCGGCTTCGTCGGGCCGGTGACCATCGCGTTCTGGGCGCGGCGCCAGCTGCACGAGACCCTCGTGCACCGGCTCGACGCCGAGCTCGCCGTCGGGTTCCCCCCGCTCGCGGACGTCGCCCCCG contains:
- a CDS encoding molybdopterin oxidoreductase; translated protein: MMTTPRFLQGAFAFEGQGLDKPTLLHPSLTYTVPEGVTGQVLYVRAGNSSDELASVVLTFDGAPARWLPVGAKGDMHVSLRVVEDLLAGSTVEIHYAAPAGVSGTLVVDCGLVEV
- the nirB gene encoding nitrite reductase large subunit NirB, encoding MTATLGTGQEAGTPALDRAKLVVVGNGMSGARALEEILTRGGADLFDITVFGDEPYGNYNRILLSEVLAKAAGAAVDNEDADGWDPDELYLNPVDWYAENGITLHAGVRIVRIDRHAKVVMGDDGSVTPYDTLVLATGSRSFFPPMDGMWASRTELTPGVFGFRSLDDANGMLDHVADARTAVVIGGGLLGLEAAAGLQAHGLAVHVVHPTEVLMNQQLEADASRVLRSKLEDMGMHMHLGVKTSEILVTDGAVSGVRFTDGSDLACDMVVVTAGIRPNIGLAMVSGLETQRAIVVDDRMRSVDDDDIFVVGECAQHRGEVYGVVGPLWEQAAVLADVVTGADPDAAYHGSRLTTKLKVAGVDVAQMGVKGPERESDEFVQFSETGRGVYQTVIIRDGTLIGATLVGDVSKVAALTQAFDSRSALPEERVKLLFDLGSADDAASAADLPDDTQICNCNGVSKGDLVGCVHGGAETVSACMDATRAGKGCGSCKGLVREVVEAALGGAGAEDPADSYYVPGIPLDKPTLMHEIRTRELKSLSAVFATLAPEGREDVGSKMGLTALLRMMWPHDHVDERDGRFINDRVHANIQRDGTFSVVPRMSGGVTSPDQLRRIADVADKHDIPMVKLTGGQRIDLLGVPKEKLQEVWADLDMPSGWAYGKSFRTVKTCVGTDFCRFGLGDSTRLGIDLEERYKGVEGPAKMKLAVSGCPRNCAESMVKDVGIVAVEGGQWQIYVGGAAGATIRKGDILATVDSHDEAVRITGRFLQYYREQANWLERTYDFVPRMGLDHLIAVVVDDVEGIAAELDERMQEAVDAYVDPWAADQQEATPGQFHDALPMVPLPQVPVRSSEGAPA
- a CDS encoding Rieske 2Fe-2S domain-containing protein, giving the protein MTASDEAVSVRLGPVDQVPVGEGRAFLVGDEPVAVFRPRSGGLHALRAICPHRGGPLADGLLDDEVVMCPLHNHRFTLSSGECVSGGGVDDVAAYTARDEDGELVVSLVAP
- a CDS encoding maleylpyruvate isomerase N-terminal domain-containing protein, whose protein sequence is MPDQLLLQATAFADAVTAPAAGDDLSAPVPTCPEWTVRDLARHLGRVHRRVVLTIDGGSERMVARDAEIPDGEPPASRDEVATWLLTGASALATTLSGADPDREVGGFVGPVTIAFWARRQLHETLVHRLDAELAVGFPPLADVAPELAVDSIAEWYDLLTAYRSGSQRVRGDTSIHLHVTDAPDGEWLVRRGAEGVTITREHARADIAVRGRAVDLLAVVTGRRALTDVEGLAVFGDPAVAEDWIRVSALG